The DNA region AATTTCATCGCAATATTTAGCTAATTGGCTTGAGCATGGCATATGCAGTGAAGCACAAGTGATGGCCGCGTTGAAAAAAATGGCCGCTGTGGTCGATACTCAAAATGCAGGGGATCCGCTGTACACTAATATGGCGCCTAACTTTGACGGCATTGCCTTTAAAGCGGCATGCGATCTGATTTTTAAAGGCAAATCTCAGCCATCTGGTTACACAGAGCCTTTGCTACATGCTTATCGAATTCAAGCTAAAGCAGGTTAATTTTTAGCGTTAATACTGGCTCTGAGTTGATGTAGTCACTCAATAAATAAGCCCTGATCTTGCAAAGATTAGGGCTTTTTTTGTGGTCACTTTATCAGTGGTATCAGAGTAAAATTTTAAAGTACTAGCTAACCTGCGGTGTTTTGACCTGATTGTTGGGCCGATTTAATTCAGGACCAAGATGCAGAGCTTTTAAGCGTGGGTCTGATTTATGATTGTTTTCAATGCCAGATTAAGCGAGTCTATATAAAACCGATTAGAAATGAGCCTTATGAAATATTCGTTACTCGCTTTGGGATTACTGTTAAGTAGCCCGACACTGTTTGCTATGGATGTTGATTATACTGCGACGCCTATTAAGATTGATGGTGTTGCTGACGCAGCATGGCAGCAGGCTAAGTGGCAGACGATGCCGTATTTAATGGATGGAGTATTGCCTGATTCAACGAGTGATTTCAGCGGTAAATATAAGTTACTGTGGGATGAGCACTATTTGTATCTGCAAGCTGAAATTACCGACGATGTGTTGCTTGATACCCATGCCGACCCAACGGTGAATTATTGGGATGATGACACGTTAGAGATTTTTATTGATAGCGATGCCTCAGGCGGCGATCATCAGTTTAACCACAGTGCATTTGCGTACCATATTGGCCTAGACAATCAGGCGGCTGATTATGGTCCAGACAAACAAGCTCACTTGTATACGTCGCATTTAAAAAGTCGTTGGCAGCGCAGTAGTGATGCGCCTTACAACGTGATTTGGGAGGTGGCGATTAAGCTGTATCCTAATGATTTTAAAGAAGGTCAGGAAGATAAGCCTTTATTGCTAACGCCGAATAAAATGATTGGTTTTATGCTCGCCTATTGCGATAACGATGGCAGCCCAGTAAGAGAGCATTTTATGGGTTCTCATGAGATCACCCCGGTTAACGGCGATAAAAACAGAGGCTTTATTGATGCTAGTGCCTTTGGCCGTATGACTCTTAAACGTTAGCCAACATCTAACACCATGATCCATTTGTAAAGTGACTTGAGTTAAAGAGTATTGCTGACAATTTAAAGTTTACTCTGATCCCATTTACTCCAATTTTACCGGTTATTTTATCTAACTCGTCACTGCCTATATGCGCTTAAAGTCTTTATCTATCATATTACTGAGTAGTAATTGTCCTGCTTGATTAACTCTAAACTCGCCATATTTTGATTGTTCAAAGTCTGCTGCTCGACCTTCTTGAAAGAAAAAAGCATTACTGGCCAGTTTAATACTGCCGTCACGGACGCGATATTGAATCAATCGCTGGGTTGGGGTTAAGGCATCACCATTGTAGAGGCCATCGAACTGGGCGACGCGATGTTTGTCGAGTGTCACAATAAACAAACCATCATGGTTATTTTGCGTGCTTGAGTGCTGATTAACTGACTGGCTAACCACTCTCGCGATGTCATAATTTAGCGCCATGTAATCGCCTTGCATTAGGGAGCGTGGATCGACAGGGGCCAGTTCAAACAGTATGACTTCGCCATTGGCTAATAGTTGTTCTTGTGTAAATATCTTGTAGTTAATGAGTGCGAGTATTACTAATGCCGCAATAATTGCCCATAGTGACCGCTTACTTAGCTGGCGAGAATTAAGCAAGGTGTTGTTATTCGATGTCATTATGGTTGCTCCTTATTTTGTACTCTTGTTGCTGGAGCCGTTTCAATTACATCGTTAACGTCTTCTGTATCCGCTGTTGGAGCCATCAATCCAACTTCATCATTATTTTCAGCCCCATTTTTAGAACCATTTTCAACACCACTAGCAACAGTATTTTCGACGCTATTTTTGGTGCAATCTTTGGCTTTAGTGTTCATGGCCAATCTGAGCAGTAATAGTACTGTGCCACTGGCCATTAACCACAATGATTTATCAAACAAGTCTATGTGGAGTGAGTAGTAATACAGGCTGATAAAGGCGAGTAGGGCACACACCGAAAGGATCACTAATTTGCGTTCGTTATAGAAATAGCCCAGCAATAACATGAGTAGCGAGGCGCTTAATCCGCTCATGACTATTGAAAGTAAACTGATTAATATTGCAGCAAGGATCACCATTCGCTTACTGCGAGTATGCGAAGCCTTAGCTTGGTTGGTTTGGTTGTTGGGCGCTAGCTGGTTAAAGATTTGATTAATGAGCCACAGCGCTGATAACAAGCTGATGGCGATAGCGATATAGTCATTAATGCTGGCGTTAAATGTCATCAAAAAACTAGGCTGATCTATTATGTCATCTAATTCAAACAGCATGACATTAACCAGTAGCAAACCGATGGCAACTGCGTAACCTAACATTCTGATACGTTGATAATGTTGTGGCCATCGGTAAATTTGTGACCAGATAACGACTGAACTTAGTACTAACAATGGCAATATAAGTAGCGATAAGTGGTTGATGGCTAAAATAGCTAATAGGCTGGGGACCATACCGAACGCAGCAACAAATTGGTTTGCTTTGTGAGGGATGACTATCCAGTGAATGGCAAAGGTGGCGGCATAAATCACCGCGATTAGGGTCTCGTTGCTGTCTTCTAGGCTTTCGAAGGTGCCAAAAAGCAACATTATTTGTCCGCATAGACTAAATGCGAACACCATCTGCAGGATAAACTCTTGGCGATTTTCGCCAAGTCGATAATATGCCAAGCAGCCTAGGCTTAGCACAAGACCAAAACTGATAAATGATGATTCGGTAATATCGCTTACCGAAGATGCACTCAGCAATACAAACGCCAATAAAAACAGCGCTGCAATCCAGCCTCCAATAATTTGTGCGGCAATGATATACCAAGGACTGCTTAGCATGGCCTGTGGTGCAATATCCGTGGTTACCAGCCCTTTATTAAACAGCGATTGCCATAATGTGTTACTCGAACTGAGGTTACTCATGAGCGGTTCCCTCTTTTTTAACATCACTATTGCTCGCGTTATTATCCGTAAGCATCGTCATTTCATCAAATTGTTGGTGCCATTTTTTTAGCCAATATAAACAGCCACTGGTTAGGCCTACAACCACTATGCCCATGATAAAAAACGCTGCAATGGTATCGCTAGTTTCGAATAACTCACTTGATAGTAGCGATATTATAGCGGCACTCACGCTGGTTAATACCAATGTGAGTGGATATAAGGCGGGTGAACGATAACGGTACCAAACAAATAAGCTGACCATAGTGACTAGGTACACTAGCGCATAATAGGCAACATATTCGTTGGAGTCGTAATGGTAATTAAAGTCAAAAATGACCCAAATGATTAGCCAGGTGAATCCGCTTACGCTAGCAAGTAAACTACTAGCTTCTACCATGGGGCAATTAAAATGCAATTGTACGCGCCATTTACAGCGTTTAGCTAAGGAAAATGTTAGATGAATGACTAAGTTAACTAAGCCGAAAATAGCAATTTGTTGAATGTCTTCAAGTAGAAAACTAAATACAGAAGCAAAGGATTGAAGATATAACCCTAGGCTGACGTTGAGTAATACCACCACCAATAACCACAACAGATCAAAACCTGCGATGTAAGCAAAGGGTAGAATTAACACCGCCCAAATGGCAAACAGTTGCCAAGGATCGGCGCCTGTTTGATAGGTTTGCCCCACCAACGCCAGTAATGCCCCGAGCATAATACTGGCTCCAAGTAACATTGCATTGGCTAGGCTACAGCCATAAGTCTGTTGAATATGTTGGTTGTGTTGATCATGTAGAACATGTTGGCCGTCGGCCTGTAAAGATGATTTTTTACGGGCGCGGTTAGCGAGATAAAATCCGCCAATAAACAGGGCAAATAGGGTTTCGACTATGGCAAACTTATTGAGGTGCGACAACGCATCCCAGTTAAACGCCATGAAAAATATCACCCCAGCGCCAAGTAATAAAACCCCGAGATAGAGTAATATATTGGCGATTAATAGCTGCCATTTATTCGCTGTTGGGTGAGGGTAAGCCACTATCATTGCGGCTTTAACATTAACAGGCTCTATTTTACCGTCTATAAACCACTGCCATATGGTTGAACGCTTTTGAGTCATCATCCCTTGTCTGCTATCCCTTTTATTGAACTCTTGGCCGTCGATACGCTGTCGCTCGCTAAGCTAAATGTAAACTAACGCTGCCTATATGCAATTAAAAATCATATGTACTTAAAAACCCATAGAAAAGATCATGCAGGATTTTAAACACAGGCACTTAGCTTAACACTGATGCTTAGTATTTATGATTGGTGCTTCTTTCCTGATAAACGGTATCTTTTAGGGGCTACTCACATTTATCACCACCGCTATTGAGCATCACGCTGGTATTGCCTACAATAGCGCATGTTTTACTCACTACAGACCAGACAATGAACGACACTACAGCTAAACCTGCTTTACCTGATCGCCTTAGCGTTAATCCACGTAGCCCACATCATGTGGAAGCCATTTTCGAACACGAAATTGGCATTTTGTTTAATGGTAAAGAGCGTAATGATGTCGAAGAATATTGCATCAGCGAAGGCTGGATAAAAGTCGCATCGCACAAAGCATTAGATCGTCGCGGTCAACCGCTTACGATGACAGTAAAAGGTAAGATTGAAGCTTTCTATAAATAGAACTGAGTAAACTGACTCTTTAGCGTCAAAAACAAAGGCTAGCCGTTACGGCTGGCCTTTATTATTTATACTTCTTTGGTTTATAACCACTTAGTAATTCTAACCGTAAACAAACCCTGCCAACTGTGCCTCTGCTTTAAACACCTGTAGCCGCTTAACATGATTTTCATTCATGTTGGATAGCGGTAGAATCCGCGCCTTGTTTTAGCATTCGTTTAGAATTTGTGTATTTATGATAATTGATCTGGCTTTACTTCCCGTTTATTTAACCACAGTGGTTGCCTTACTATTAATTCCTGGGCCTGACATGCTGTTGATCGCCAGTTCTAGCTTGAGTTATGGCCGCAAAGTGGGTGTGTATGCCAGTTTTGGTAATGCGACCTCGGGACTTATTTTAACCTTACTTGCTGCAATGGGCGTTTCCGCATTAGTGGCAATGAATCCAATG from Shewanella polaris includes:
- a CDS encoding DUF4401 domain-containing protein: MSNLSSSNTLWQSLFNKGLVTTDIAPQAMLSSPWYIIAAQIIGGWIAALFLLAFVLLSASSVSDITESSFISFGLVLSLGCLAYYRLGENRQEFILQMVFAFSLCGQIMLLFGTFESLEDSNETLIAVIYAATFAIHWIVIPHKANQFVAAFGMVPSLLAILAINHLSLLILPLLVLSSVVIWSQIYRWPQHYQRIRMLGYAVAIGLLLVNVMLFELDDIIDQPSFLMTFNASINDYIAIAISLLSALWLINQIFNQLAPNNQTNQAKASHTRSKRMVILAAILISLLSIVMSGLSASLLMLLLGYFYNERKLVILSVCALLAFISLYYYSLHIDLFDKSLWLMASGTVLLLLRLAMNTKAKDCTKNSVENTVASGVENGSKNGAENNDEVGLMAPTADTEDVNDVIETAPATRVQNKEQP
- a CDS encoding DUF3297 family protein, translated to MNDTTAKPALPDRLSVNPRSPHHVEAIFEHEIGILFNGKERNDVEEYCISEGWIKVASHKALDRRGQPLTMTVKGKIEAFYK
- a CDS encoding GDYXXLXY domain-containing protein; protein product: MTSNNNTLLNSRQLSKRSLWAIIAALVILALINYKIFTQEQLLANGEVILFELAPVDPRSLMQGDYMALNYDIARVVSQSVNQHSSTQNNHDGLFIVTLDKHRVAQFDGLYNGDALTPTQRLIQYRVRDGSIKLASNAFFFQEGRAADFEQSKYGEFRVNQAGQLLLSNMIDKDFKRI
- a CDS encoding DUF2157 domain-containing protein, with translation MMTQKRSTIWQWFIDGKIEPVNVKAAMIVAYPHPTANKWQLLIANILLYLGVLLLGAGVIFFMAFNWDALSHLNKFAIVETLFALFIGGFYLANRARKKSSLQADGQHVLHDQHNQHIQQTYGCSLANAMLLGASIMLGALLALVGQTYQTGADPWQLFAIWAVLILPFAYIAGFDLLWLLVVVLLNVSLGLYLQSFASVFSFLLEDIQQIAIFGLVNLVIHLTFSLAKRCKWRVQLHFNCPMVEASSLLASVSGFTWLIIWVIFDFNYHYDSNEYVAYYALVYLVTMVSLFVWYRYRSPALYPLTLVLTSVSAAIISLLSSELFETSDTIAAFFIMGIVVVGLTSGCLYWLKKWHQQFDEMTMLTDNNASNSDVKKEGTAHE
- a CDS encoding CBM9 family sugar-binding protein, whose translation is MKYSLLALGLLLSSPTLFAMDVDYTATPIKIDGVADAAWQQAKWQTMPYLMDGVLPDSTSDFSGKYKLLWDEHYLYLQAEITDDVLLDTHADPTVNYWDDDTLEIFIDSDASGGDHQFNHSAFAYHIGLDNQAADYGPDKQAHLYTSHLKSRWQRSSDAPYNVIWEVAIKLYPNDFKEGQEDKPLLLTPNKMIGFMLAYCDNDGSPVREHFMGSHEITPVNGDKNRGFIDASAFGRMTLKR